TATGTGAACCAGCCTCATTGCAGGGTTGATAAATGGTGAGtacaagtattttaaaaactgtccttgttttgtttgaagcagtttttgttctgtttggaCAGCACTTGACACTAAAGCCATTTAAGCAATAGGATGTACATATCATTAGCAGAATATGCTAATAGATTTTTACCAAGCACCAGTAAATTCAGTGCTTTTTTGTAGATAATGTCTGTGATTTAAAGTCCCAGGTGAAGGTGGACATTAGGCAAATTTCAGTTCAGTCTTGCAGTTCAGTACAGTCCTAATAGACAAATCCATGGGCCTCAGCTTTTCCTACAGCAGAAATGAATGCTTGGTGAAGATGATGTGTGCCTTTGAGGTTTTTATGGAAACCAACTTGAGGTCTGTGCAGAACAACTGGGAATATTTAAACAGCTGGAAGATCCTTGGGTTTCCATAATATTCAGCACCTTGTTTTCATCAATAAAATCTTATTACAACTATTTCAACTATTCAACTATATCTTATTAAAACTATTTCTCTGCTACACAGAGACAAATAATCTGAACACTGCTTTTCATCCCAGTTTTGTGCTGGTGTTGGCATTTGTGGTATTGTTGAGACTTGAACAGCACCAGGTGTTTTCACAGAAGTGGTAATTTCAAGCTTGAAAGTTAACCTCCAGGTTTTCCCCTTCCTGGGCAGCATGTACTGCACAGCAGTTTCTCTTTTATGTAATCACTGATTTGCATGAAGACAAaatgtttgtggggtttttttccactatTTCTTAGCAGCATAAGCAGCACACCTGCCTTGAAGGCTGGGCCTAACTCTGCTGCACAGTGTAGGTGTCATATAGATGAAAAAAGCTCCAAACCTTTGCTGTGAAGGATTTTGGGCTTTTCAGTGAGAGCTCCAGAGCCCAGGAAAGAATTACACACCCTAAATACTTTGATTTGTTCATTTACTGGGGGAATAATACAGCAGCTCTGGATGTTGGGTGCTGTGGGTATCCACAGCTGGAATGCTGAAGGGGTTGGTGAGAGGAagttcctgagaagctgaggacAGGGTGTTGCATACAGAGAGATTCCAGGTGGCTCCTGTGAGTGTGGGGATGTTTCTGAAGGTGGGGCTACTTTAACAATAgtaaaaaaaagccttttttccctAGGCTTAATCCATGTGCATCTTGTGATAATGTTCTCATGTGACTCTTCTGTTCTGGGGGAGCAGGCTGGGTGCAGGGATATTAAATCTCAGGAAATAGCAGGTTTCAGTTAAGCAGCCAAACAGTGCATTTGTTGTAGAATGTGGTGATCCAAGGGCTGAGGTCTAAAAGGTCAAATTTCTGTTAGCTGGGGTCTTGTTCTTTCTGCTTTGTTAAATCTGTGCATGAGGAAGGGGCAGCAGGTCATGAAGTTCACAGTGGACCTTGGTCTAGAACTCCTGGCACAGTGAATTATTGACTAAAGCATTATTAACAGAGCCCTGAGGTTTCCTATGGCTCCCAGCCTACACAGACATGTCCTCCCTGGTGTGAGGGTGTCCCCATTTTCAGGGTGTGCTGTGTGACTGCTGCACTTGCTGTGCTCATGGCTCACTCCTCTGTGCCTGGGATGTTTTTGTGCTTCCAGGTTGGATCCGTTATGCTGAGAGGGTGCTCACCAACCTGGTCACCTCTCACATCTGCACTGCCAAGTCCCCACAGCAGATCATGGGCTCCCTAGTGAAGGGCTACTTTGCCAGGCAGCAGGTAAGTCATTCTGATTTATTGTTACCTTTATATTCTTCTAAATAGAGCAGATGGGTTTTAACACTGAGATACAGATCTTAGTGTATTATATTTGTCCTTTACTTGAAGAAGAAATGGTGCTGTGTGCTGTACAAGTGCCCATGATGAGAGGAATGTACAAAGCACCTGATTTCCTCCATGATTTCCTCCATGATTTCCTCCATGATTTCCTCCATGATTTCCTCCATGATTTTCATACATCAGTGTGAACTGGCAGCAGTCCTTGCACCCCCAGTGCAGCATGGATTTAGATATTTATGGCTAAAGTTAAATCCATAGCAgctaaagggtttttttttttgtgaaatgctGCCTGTGTGTTTCTACAGCAGAGCCAAAACAGGAGTGGAGAAGAATAATGTGGAAATTGCCCTGTGACCTGAGCTCAATAAAAGCACTGTATCCTTGGAGCTAACCTTTTTATCTCCTCAGTTTTGTATGTTGAAAAAATTGCGTTCTTTCCATCCCATACCTCAAAGGAGACACAGGCACATTCTGTAGGGAATGGTTGCACATGGACAGACAAATTGTGAAGGGCTTGCTGTGGGCGAAAGTGAGTGGGTGACAGCCAGGAACCAGAACTCTGAACTCCTGACTTGTAGCCACTTTCTCAGGCAAtcaaaaagctgcagaaaatgtGAGGGAATTTGCTCCAGCCAGGACAGTAACTTTGGAAGTTTATTGCTGATGCTTTGTGACTTCTGGCAAATCATTATCTGTGTGAACATTCTTTAAATTTAATGTAGGGACTTACTCCTGGTATTGCCTGCATGAGGTTTATGTCGCTATTTTTGTCCTTGTCATCCTTCAAACTGCCTTTTGCTCTTCATGGAGTTCACATGTGTTCCCTTCTGTGTTCCACAGAATTTGTCTCCTGATAAAATTTTCCATGTAGTCGTGGCACCTTGTTATGACAAAAAGTTGGAAGCCTTGAGGGAAGATTTCTACACTGCCTTGTACAATTCAGCAGAAGTTGATTGTGTCCTGACATCAGGTTAACTTTTTTAAacttataatttttaaatataaaagtgAATCACCATTTTTAGAATAGCCTTTCTGCCAGAATTTGCTTTTTTCAAGTCTGCTTTAGTCATAAGGTTGGCTTTAAAAATTAGTACATATTTTTGTGCTCCTGGTAGTACAGGTACtgcacagggagggcagtgTGACACACCCTTTCCTTCTAAGTTGCTATTCATCTAAAAAATCATGTATTTTGACAGGCTGTTAAAGAAGGTACAAGTTATGCAAATCcatatttaaaacaattttctggCTTGTCTATGGTCATTATTTTATTAGGAATTATTCCTCATTCATGGTACAAGTTGCCTTTTGGTGAGGATCTTGTCTTTAGCCTTGGTGTCCAAGTTTGGATATTTCCAGACTTGGCCTAACAGGAAGGCTGAGGATCTGAGCAGGATTTGGGCAGGCTGAGGGCCCCTTTTCTTTGAGCAGGAATTCTCAGGAGGGAGGTgactgcaggaggagctggagaatgTGACACAAAGCACTTGCAGGTGTTGGGATGTTGCTCTCTGAAGCAGAGGCACAGTGGGTGTTGTGCTTTGTGATAAAAGTGAAATTCATGTGTTTTCCTACAGGTGAAATTGTCCAGATAATGGAACAGAAAAATGTGTCAATGAAAGATGTGACTGAAGTAGCTGTAGATAGTTTGTAAGTAGTTTTGTTGTGGATTGCTTCCTTGTTTGGATGACAAATGACATGCTGGATCATATTCAACATTGTTGGATAAAGCTCTTTTTTGACTTAGAGATGgggcattttaaaaacttttagagaggcatttaaaaaacttttatttctattttcagtgTCATttgaagggtgagacaatacagatgttataattcatgccatcacaatcagaagccaactatttcttaattataatacattataagcATTTTGGTTTATCAGTTTTTGCTGAACTGTGTTGTAAATGTCTTAAAATCAATCATCTAAAATTACTCCTTGTGGATCTTACTACAATGCATTTTTATAGTTTTATTCTCTAAAGTATCTAGTCTTATTTGTAAGGTCATCCTTTGAACTTGTTTTTAGTTCAATTTCTCTCTTAACAATGTCTGGTTTATTCTATGGTATTTTTAAGTcagtatttcttattttaatgtTTGCATACAGGTGTACACTTTGTGAGTTTTCTGTCAACCTTTGAGAATTTTCTATAAACCCATTTCCCACACAACATAAATGTAAAACTGCTCAGAAGaatggtttttctttttagaggaaaaaacctGCACTAAAGCCTGAATATACCACAGCTTCACACTTAGAGTGgccaaacccacaaaaatattCTCTTAGATGTTCTTGCTATTTATAAAAGTAATATAAAACATAATATAAATTTGCATGTACTGTCTGAATACAAAGCAGATAATTTGAGGTAATGACCCTTatacagtaaatattttaaaatatgactTGAAGATTTGTGTAGCTCCTGATTGATATTTaagaattattattaatttattgaTAAATATAGATTATTTGCAGTAATGATAGATGTGACTGCATGAAGTTGAAGCCTTGCTGGCAGTGTGGCTGGCTGGGAGTGCTGGCCCTattcagagctctgtgtgctccttgtgcagagccctgagcctgctgtgccctgtgcacaCAGTGCTGGCCTGACCatctgctctgggctccctctgTTTCACAGCACCATCCTGGCAGTAAATTCCCACTCCCCAATATGTTCATGTGCAttgccaggagcagcacccttTCAGGAAATGACAATGAATTGGTTTTTATACTGAGGACAGCAGTCAGTTTTTCAAGATTAGATCAAACTGAACTGTTTAGATGAGAAGCACACAAAGCACTGGAGAGGTTTTGTTTCCATCCCTcatgctgggctcagggagcagccTGTGTGGTGTTTAACTCTCAGATTTGGTTCCAGAGGCTGCTCTCTCTCCCTGATCTTTTGTTCAGCTGGGACAGATGTTCCTTGGGGCCTTTCCAAAGGAGCAATGAACGTGCTGTCTTGCACAAAACAGAAAGCTCTGGAAGTTCTGAAAAATCCTCCTCCGTTCCAGCTGGAACTTGGACCTAGAGGGGAGAAACTGGAGTGGATCAGAGCTGTGTTTGTAGTGCAGCTCCTTTgcttggcagacctccgtgcaacgtctagaacacgatgggagatgttttctgtgctggcacagtttctccctgccagacagagtggaaaagctttctgctaggatgtagaccacaagagacgctaaagacgaaggcacgatgctctccggagctgagcgccgctcccgggcgcctttgggcagaagccgcgctcaggaGAGCgcagtgagcggcacaatcgtctgtGCACCAAGAAGCCGCTTCTgcgcctccgggagccagagagagcggcagcttcgggaaggtgaagaaggaagccgtacaacactgggattgtgtgcgcagcttgccagctgatagaaaacagtacctttgcactcttctgacttttccaatcacatgaatattcgattggaagctgttttggacaacttttttcttcttcatgacaagcacttggcagacatcccTGCAACATCTAGAACaaaatgggagatgttttctgtgctggctcacgttttccttgccagacagagtggaaaagctttctgctaggatgtagaccacgaaagacgctaaagacgaaggcacgatgctctccggagctgagcgccgctcccgggcgcctttgggcagaagccgcgctcaggaGAGCgcagtgagcggcacaatcgtctgtgcgccAAGAAGCCGCTTCtgcgcctccgggagccggagagagcggcagcttcggaaaggtgaagaaggaagatggtCACAGAATGAGAATGACTGAAGTTCCTGCAGGAATAATCACAGACACTCGTGTAGTTCTGTATCAGGATGACACAGAGGGAGGCTTTTAATTCTGTGTCAGCCTGTCCAGTGAAAGGCCAAGCTGTTCATTAATGCTGGTTCATTAGCTCAGTTTATGGAATCAgagaatgtcctgagctggaaggagccCTCAAGGatcacccagtgcagcccctggccctgcacagccaccccaacagccccaccctgggcatccctggcagcctcagggctgtccctggcgttcctggggagcctgggcagtgccagcaccctctgggggaagaatctttccctaaaatccaacccaacctcccctggcacagccccagccattCCATGGgttctgtccctgtcccagagcagagtttggagctgtccctcaggagctgctgcagatcctgctgagctctggcctcagtctcctccaggctgaacaagccaagTGCCCTCCATTTGtgttggaaaataatttttaaaaggaccAATCTGAAAATACTGGTTCAGCTGTGAGACCTAATGACATAAATTCTTGCTCTTCTGGGGTCTTGAAAGTAGATCCTGCAGAGAAATTGAAACAACTTGGAGTCATGTTCTTGAAACAAGCCCCAGCACGGCAGCAATTTGTGATAAAGTGCTGGGTATTAAAGCAGTTGTGTGAATGGGGGCccttcagagctgcttttaCCTGGGGGAGAGGAGAACTTCCAGCAGATGAGCTCCCATTTTCTCTCCTGAGCCACAGTGTAACACTTATTTTCAGTGTACACTGTTCTAACGTGGTTGCAGCTCTACTAATTTGGTGTGATTTCATTGGCACAGTGTCACAGACTGGGACAAAAGTTCCTAAAGCAGAACTGTCAGCAAAGACTTGAACTTCTGAAGTAGTTTTGTATTCTCACAAATTATTCTCTCAAAAAATGaccatttatttaaataattttatttaaatatttttttcccaaaatggCTCTTGAGCAGTAAAAGGTTGTTAACAAAATCTTCAGATTGAGAAATATCAAGCAACAGTAATTGATAACAATGCACCTTCATCACAATGTGGAAAGCCCTgcatattttttaattgatttttttcattgtctTACTGCTGTCCtgaataatttacatttttaaagctgtaataaatgaaaataaatgtgttctCAGTGCTACAAAACACTTTTTGGTGGGGGAgacagagaagaagagaaacaCACTGCTTTTTTGAAGTGAAAGAATTAAATTTTTGGAGCTGATCTTCCATTTTGTTGTTCCCTAAGGTTTGATGGCTTAAAGGAGGGGGATGTAGTAAGGCATGATGGCAAGAGATCTGATGGTTACCTGGAGCACATTTTTAAACATGCTGCAAAGGAGCTTTTTGGTGTGGATGTCAAGGAGATCACCTACAAAGCACTAAAGTAAGTTCAGCTTTTGTATCCTTGTTATGTACAATGGGTGAGCTAGGACAGAAAGGGGAATTTccagttggaagggacacacagcaGTCACTTATTTCAACTGCCTGAGCACTTTGACCAAAAGATTAAGGATTTATTGAGGGTTTTGTCCAAATGCACTGAGAGCCTTGGGGCATTGGCAGGGAGCTggttcctgcagctcaggagcttCCCCTGCTTTGGGTGGTGACAGCAGTCACTGCTAACCTGGTCTGACAGGCAGCTACAGGCTCTAAACCTGCAGGTCTCTCACTTtaaagcagctcctgctggtgctcattttattaaaccttacctgcactttaaaaataaagtataaTTGCATTACAAAGATTCCACCTCAATTTCTGCTTAATTCAGTTCAGAAAATTAGAGTTCACCTTGATCTCACTGTTACACTTGTCCTGCTCCCTTTGGAGCAGCTGAATACAAACTGGCACAGTTGGGttgttcctctgggaatgcagggggTTAAAATGTTCTCTCTGTGTCTTGCCAGGAACAAGGACTTTCAAGAAGTGACCCTTGAAAAGGATGGGGAGACAGTGCTGCGTTTTGCAGCAGCTTATGGCTTCAGGAATATCCAAAACATGGTCCTGAAgttgaaaaaaggaaagtttttcTACCATTTTGTAGAAGTCCTTGCCTGCCCAGGAGGTAAAGATAATTGTGGATCTGCAGTTGTTCTGTATGTGTGTCTTGAATCTCAAAGGAAAGCTGCCTTACAGGCAGGCACTTCATTTCATTCCCTCTTCATTCTCTTCTTAATAATCTAAAATCTCACTGTTTGTTGAAGGGTCCAAAACACCAGTTACAGGTGCAGGGTTGGCTCAGAAAGTGATTGAGTTTTCTAAAATTAGTCAGGATGATATTTGTTCTCTTGTGACCTATAAATAAGTGCCAGCACTGCACTGCCAAACCCCAGAGGATGCTCTGAAATGGTGGCTGTCAAGGGCAAGAAAAGACAAGGAACATAATTAGGATCATAAAACCATGGAGAATGCAGAGAGAGATTTGTGATATGGAAACCTCATTTCCATTAAGATGAAGTTGATATTGGAGTCACTTTAGGTAAATACAAATTGTAACGGTGTGGGAggaagcttaaaaaaaaacttccttTAGAGAAGTGTGAAAAGAGAATTCTGAGTTAacagagacttttttttttcatatcaaaTCTCCATCACATCTcaagtttaatttatttttttccctaagggTGCCTCAATGGGAAGGGCCAGGCCCAGAGTGAGGATGGCAAAGCAGACAGAGCCCTGCTGGCGCAGATGGAGGAGGTGTACACTGCCATCCCTGTCAGGCTGCCAGAGGCCAACCTGCACGTGCAGAGGATGTACCAGGACTGGCTGGAGGGCATGGACTCCAAGAAGGCCCAGGACACTCTGCACACCTCCTACAGTGCAGTGAACCAGAGCACCAGCAGCCTGGACATCAAATGGTAACAACTGCAGAgctgggccggggctgcagggcacCAGTGGAACCTCTGGCTCAgtgagctctgcccagctggggcagaACCATTGCTCTGCAAAACCACACAGCTCCAAGAGCCCTGGCTCCTGCCACTGGCATTTCATTTTACTGTTTGTCATTTCCTGCATACAGTGGATTTCTTCATTCTAATCTTGCAAGGTACACAAGCCCTttgtgccagggacagggagtggAATTCCTGACCAAGTTGCTCCCTGGAGTGAAGGTTCACTGCACAAAATGGGCTCCTCCAAGAGGGTGAGATGATTTTACTTCTAGGTGTGCAGTCCCTGTCAACACAGGAATTTCAGTATTGATGCAGTTGGGATTTGCTTACCTTGGTAAGGAAAAGCCCTTTTAAAGGACAAGTGAGTATGTGGAGAGATGTAATGAATTTCTATATGCCTTGTATCCATAATTCAGCAAAAAATACTCAGTTCCAAGCT
This DNA window, taken from Ammospiza caudacuta isolate bAmmCau1 chromosome 19, bAmmCau1.pri, whole genome shotgun sequence, encodes the following:
- the NARF gene encoding nuclear prelamin A recognition factor, which gives rise to MKCENCSKKECSKKQKNDDTQSASVDALSSNDGSEEKNEFDTLANAKILLSDCLACDSCMTLEEGARVFQQNQKEFFRVLNLNKKCDTSKHKVLAVSLCPQSLPYFAAKFNLSVNEAAKRLCGFLKSLGVHYVFDTTIAADFSILESQREFVQRYQRRNQEEHALPMFASACPGWIRYAERVLTNLVTSHICTAKSPQQIMGSLVKGYFARQQNLSPDKIFHVVVAPCYDKKLEALREDFYTALYNSAEVDCVLTSGEIVQIMEQKNVSMKDVTEVAVDSLFDGLKEGDVVRHDGKRSDGYLEHIFKHAAKELFGVDVKEITYKALKNKDFQEVTLEKDGETVLRFAAAYGFRNIQNMVLKLKKGKFFYHFVEVLACPGGCLNGKGQAQSEDGKADRALLAQMEEVYTAIPVRLPEANLHVQRMYQDWLEGMDSKKAQDTLHTSYSAVNQSTSSLDIKW